From Deinococcus malanensis, the proteins below share one genomic window:
- the sucC gene encoding ADP-forming succinate--CoA ligase subunit beta has protein sequence MKLHEYQGKEILRQFGVNVQDGKVARTPDEVRQIAREYGQPVVVKAQVHVGGRGKAGGVKFSPSEDKAFENGEKILGMDIKGLTVNKVLVTKAVDIDAGTEYYVGMIVDRNVQSYTLMASAEGGMEIEEVAAATPEKIIKHRVDPVTGLRPYEAREVAIKAGFKGNLNKIADMMVKMSEAALKRDAVLVEINPLFVGPDGVPLALDTKFEIDDNAMYRHQDLADWRELEAEHPLEIEASKYGFAYVKLDGNVGVLGNGAGIVMTSLDVVNRAGAKPANFLDIGGGAKAEVVYNAVKLVSKDTDVKAIFINIFGGITRADEVAKGVIQALKDGILTKPVRMRIAGTAEDEAKALLAEVNSPLIQMYPTMFEAADEAAKEANAAEAK, from the coding sequence GTGAAACTTCACGAGTATCAGGGCAAGGAAATTCTGCGCCAGTTCGGCGTCAACGTTCAGGACGGCAAGGTCGCCCGTACCCCCGACGAGGTGCGGCAGATCGCCCGCGAATACGGTCAGCCGGTGGTCGTCAAGGCCCAGGTGCACGTGGGTGGGCGCGGCAAGGCTGGCGGCGTGAAGTTCAGCCCCTCCGAGGACAAGGCCTTCGAAAACGGCGAGAAGATTCTCGGCATGGACATCAAGGGCCTGACGGTCAACAAGGTCCTGGTCACCAAGGCCGTGGACATCGACGCGGGCACCGAGTACTACGTCGGCATGATCGTCGACCGCAACGTGCAGAGCTACACCCTGATGGCTTCCGCCGAGGGCGGGATGGAAATTGAGGAAGTCGCCGCCGCGACCCCCGAGAAGATCATCAAGCACCGCGTGGACCCGGTGACTGGCCTGCGTCCCTACGAGGCGCGCGAAGTGGCCATCAAGGCCGGCTTCAAGGGCAACCTGAACAAGATCGCCGACATGATGGTCAAGATGAGCGAGGCCGCGCTGAAGCGCGACGCCGTGCTCGTCGAGATCAACCCGCTGTTCGTTGGTCCCGACGGTGTGCCGCTCGCGCTGGACACCAAGTTCGAGATCGACGACAACGCCATGTACCGTCACCAGGACCTGGCCGACTGGCGCGAGCTGGAAGCCGAGCACCCCCTGGAAATCGAGGCCAGCAAGTACGGCTTTGCCTACGTGAAGCTCGACGGCAATGTCGGCGTGCTGGGCAACGGCGCAGGCATCGTGATGACCTCGCTGGACGTGGTCAACCGTGCCGGCGCCAAGCCCGCCAACTTCCTGGACATCGGCGGCGGCGCCAAGGCCGAGGTCGTGTACAACGCGGTGAAGCTGGTCAGCAAGGACACCGACGTCAAAGCCATCTTCATCAACATCTTCGGCGGTATCACCCGCGCCGATGAGGTTGCCAAGGGCGTCATTCAGGCCCTGAAAGACGGCATCCTGACCAAGCCGGTGCGCATGCGGATCGCTGGTACGGCCGAGGACGAAGCCAAGGCGCTGCTGGCCGAGGTCAACAGCCCTCTGATTCAGATGTACCCCACCATGTTTGAAGCGGCCGATGAAGCTGCCAAGGAAGCAAACGCTGCGGAGGCCAAATAA